In the genome of Myroides phaeus, one region contains:
- the trxB gene encoding thioredoxin-disulfide reductase — protein sequence MSNIERVKCLIIGSGPAGYTAAIYAARANMNPVLYQGMQPGGQLTTTNEVENFPGYPEGVTGPEMMMQLQAQAQRFGADIRDGWATKVDLSGDVKKVWINETTEVHADTVIISTGATAKYLNLPSEQHYLSLGGGVSACAVCDGFFYRNQEVVIVGAGDSACEEAHYLSQLCKKVTMLVRSEKFRASVIMEERVRNTENIEILMNTVTEEVLGDGNVVTGIRVKHNATGEVKEIPATGFFVAIGHKPNTDIFKGQLNMDETGYLLTEGKTSKTNIPGVFACGDVQDKDYRQAITAAGSGCIAALDAERFMASK from the coding sequence ATGTCTAATATAGAAAGAGTAAAGTGTTTGATTATTGGTTCTGGACCTGCAGGTTATACTGCTGCTATTTATGCAGCTCGTGCTAATATGAACCCGGTATTATACCAAGGGATGCAACCTGGAGGACAATTAACTACTACAAATGAAGTAGAAAACTTCCCTGGATATCCAGAAGGAGTAACAGGTCCTGAAATGATGATGCAATTACAAGCTCAAGCACAACGTTTTGGAGCAGATATCCGCGACGGTTGGGCTACTAAAGTAGATTTAAGTGGTGATGTAAAGAAAGTGTGGATTAATGAAACTACTGAAGTACACGCTGATACAGTGATTATTTCTACAGGTGCTACAGCTAAATATTTAAACTTACCATCAGAGCAACATTACCTATCATTAGGAGGTGGAGTTTCTGCTTGTGCAGTTTGTGACGGATTCTTCTACAGAAATCAAGAAGTAGTGATTGTTGGAGCAGGTGATTCTGCTTGTGAGGAAGCACACTATTTATCTCAATTGTGTAAAAAAGTTACTATGCTTGTGCGTAGTGAAAAATTCCGTGCTTCTGTTATTATGGAAGAGCGTGTACGAAACACTGAGAATATCGAAATATTAATGAATACAGTTACAGAAGAAGTTTTAGGAGACGGAAACGTAGTTACTGGTATTCGCGTTAAACACAATGCAACAGGCGAGGTTAAAGAAATTCCAGCTACTGGATTCTTCGTTGCTATTGGTCATAAACCAAATACTGATATCTTTAAAGGTCAATTAAATATGGATGAGACTGGGTATTTGTTAACAGAAGGAAAAACAAGTAAAACGAATATCCCAGGTGTATTTGCTTGTGGAGATGTTCAAGATAAAGACTACCGCCAAGCGATTACTGCTGCTGGTTCTGGTTGTATTGCTGCTTTAGACGCTGAACGCTTTATGGCTTCAAAATAA
- a CDS encoding ADP-ribosylglycohydrolase family protein: protein MSNLAQDILFGVAVADALGVPIEFKFPNEIDIESVRTNYQNEPNRLTGFGSWHKPVGTFSDDSSLTFCTAEYLANKETNLNDLMDRFKDWMQEGYWTADGDTFDIGRTTLFAIENFANDSNWKTAGLKTERDNGNGSLMRISPLLLPLLHDKNITDPYSYISNFSSLTHAHKIAIDSCYIYLIYAKHLVLTKDAHLAYENLIQDLANSYQENEYFKRIFSLNFKEIDPCEFNNRGFVVGSLEIALQTMLTTKSYEEAILKVMSLGKDTDTNGAIIGALAGILYGFESIPKHWLKSLKRKENIRELAEQLNIKYKLSQ from the coding sequence ATGTCCAACTTAGCACAAGATATCCTATTCGGTGTAGCAGTCGCTGATGCTTTAGGAGTTCCAATCGAATTTAAGTTTCCAAATGAAATAGATATAGAATCTGTTAGAACTAATTATCAAAATGAGCCTAATAGACTAACTGGGTTTGGCTCTTGGCATAAACCTGTTGGAACCTTTAGTGATGATTCTTCTCTTACTTTTTGCACAGCTGAATACTTAGCTAACAAAGAAACTAATTTAAATGATCTAATGGATCGTTTCAAAGATTGGATGCAAGAGGGTTATTGGACTGCCGATGGAGACACTTTTGACATTGGAAGAACAACTTTATTTGCTATAGAGAACTTTGCAAATGATTCTAATTGGAAAACAGCAGGACTTAAAACAGAACGCGACAATGGTAATGGTTCATTAATGCGCATATCTCCTTTACTATTACCACTCTTACACGACAAGAACATTACGGATCCTTACAGTTATATTAGCAACTTTAGTAGTTTAACACACGCACATAAAATAGCCATAGATAGCTGTTATATCTATCTTATCTATGCCAAACATCTTGTTTTAACTAAAGATGCACATCTTGCATATGAAAATCTTATACAAGACTTAGCTAATAGCTATCAAGAAAATGAATACTTTAAGCGTATCTTCTCTTTGAATTTTAAAGAGATTGATCCCTGTGAATTTAATAATAGAGGGTTTGTAGTTGGAAGCTTAGAAATTGCTCTTCAAACTATGCTTACTACAAAAAGCTATGAAGAAGCTATTTTAAAGGTTATGTCCTTAGGTAAAGACACAGATACAAATGGGGCTATTATAGGAGCTTTGGCAGGTATTTTGTATGGATTTGAGAGTATTCCTAAGCATTGGTTGAAATCCTTGAAAAGGAAAGAGAATATACGAGAACTTGCTGAGCAGTTGAATATAAAATATAAATTATCACAATAG
- a CDS encoding alpha/beta hydrolase — MKKFVGFIVNVISLFSVERAVAISYKFLTSPRKGQIKPDEVFPFLNSAAQTQLPYKDSYIQTYQWNAERTDLPIILFFHGWESNSNRWEAMVTYFGNNYRYIAVDAIGLGLSPGKKITIVGYADMIDFCLKTFQPTYVISHSLGSFSLLNRLAVDQYPSVEKAVLLGCLDEYSSVVKNYVTMMGYRSVIHKRLIQKVEQVIKMPIEAYASYLLVEKCTIPLLLVHDKGDDVIYETDCVKFHQKMVDLNQNIVATEGLGHSLQGKVVYQSILDFIEDN; from the coding sequence ATGAAGAAATTTGTAGGATTTATTGTCAATGTAATTTCCCTGTTTTCAGTGGAACGCGCTGTTGCTATATCCTACAAGTTTCTTACTTCTCCCCGTAAGGGACAGATTAAACCTGATGAGGTATTTCCTTTTTTAAATTCTGCTGCACAAACGCAGTTGCCTTATAAGGATTCTTATATACAAACGTATCAGTGGAATGCTGAGCGTACTGATTTACCTATTATTCTTTTTTTTCACGGTTGGGAAAGTAATTCTAATCGATGGGAAGCAATGGTTACGTATTTTGGAAACAACTATCGCTATATTGCTGTTGACGCTATAGGCCTTGGGCTATCGCCAGGTAAGAAGATTACGATTGTTGGTTATGCTGATATGATTGACTTCTGTTTGAAAACCTTTCAACCAACGTATGTTATTTCGCATTCCTTAGGATCGTTTTCACTATTAAATCGATTAGCAGTTGATCAATACCCTTCTGTTGAGAAAGCGGTTTTGTTAGGGTGTTTAGATGAGTATAGTAGTGTTGTAAAGAACTATGTGACTATGATGGGGTATCGATCAGTGATTCACAAAAGGTTAATTCAGAAAGTAGAACAGGTTATTAAAATGCCAATAGAAGCTTATGCAAGTTATTTGTTGGTAGAAAAGTGTACAATTCCCTTATTACTTGTACACGATAAAGGTGATGATGTTATTTATGAAACCGACTGTGTGAAGTTTCATCAAAAGATGGTTGATCTAAACCAAAATATCGTTGCTACAGAAGGATTAGGACATTCCTTACAAGGGAAAGTTGTCTATCAATCTATCTTAGATTTTATAGAAGACAATTAG
- a CDS encoding alpha/beta hydrolase family protein, whose product MKIIKTTLLSLFLITSMYAQENITFQKPSQEILELADYERAPSISMDSKLEYMLLTYRSTYKTLLDLNVNEMRLAGLRIDVNTNISSTVTYITNLKVRKVKDTQEVQVKGLPANPRITNITWSPDQSKLAFTNTIENGVELWVLDVKSAQATKLTEANLNANIGNPITWFRDGQSILINQIPANRPNLIDTSKNIPTGPIVSVSEGIVSQNRTYQDLLKNKADEANFETLVTSELYKVDLNGNKTLFKKGDLYVGTSFSPDGEYLMLTTLQKPFSYLVALNRFPMKSVVYTKEGQEVKDVNDIPLSEVMPKGFMAVREGKRNMGWRADKPATLYFVEALDGGDPAKEVTYRDEVFNWEAPFNNAPTSMVKLTQRYGGITWGNDDIALVSDQWYDTRNVRTFMINPSTSNENPIKIEDRNSQDAYSDPGSFELKRNEYGRYVLAINDNKMYLIGDGYTAKGQFPFIDEFDINTKNTKRLYQSNYTDKKESIQSIEDIKKGLVLVSIQSPTEYPNYYFRNINKKNDLKAITHFKNPFESLNGVYKEVITYKREDGLELSGTLYLPKGYDRKKKAEKLPLLIWAYPREFKDKNSAGQVTNNPNEFTFPYYGSFVYWVSKGYAVLDDASFPIVGEGTEEPNDTYVQQLVANGKAAIDAVDKLGFIDRKRVGVGGHSYGAFMTANLLTYSDLFAVGIARSGAYNRTLTPFGFQTEQRNYWEVPEVYNTMSPFMNAEKMKTPMLLVHGEADNNPGTFTLQTERYFQALKGLGAPVRMVILPKESHSYVAKENILHLLWEQDQFLEKHLKNKK is encoded by the coding sequence ATGAAAATCATCAAAACAACATTATTGTCTCTTTTTTTGATTACATCTATGTACGCACAAGAAAATATTACTTTCCAAAAGCCATCACAAGAAATTTTAGAACTTGCTGACTATGAAAGAGCTCCATCTATTTCAATGGACAGCAAACTTGAATATATGTTACTTACTTATAGAAGTACGTATAAAACATTATTGGATTTAAACGTAAACGAAATGAGATTGGCTGGTTTGCGCATTGACGTAAACACAAATATTTCAAGTACGGTTACTTATATCACTAACCTAAAAGTTAGAAAAGTTAAGGACACACAAGAAGTTCAAGTAAAAGGACTACCGGCTAATCCGCGTATTACAAATATTACTTGGTCTCCAGATCAGTCTAAACTTGCTTTTACAAATACAATTGAAAACGGAGTAGAACTTTGGGTACTTGATGTAAAATCTGCGCAAGCTACGAAGTTAACGGAAGCGAACTTAAACGCAAATATTGGTAACCCTATTACGTGGTTTAGAGATGGACAAAGTATTTTAATTAATCAGATTCCAGCTAATAGACCAAACTTAATTGACACGTCTAAAAATATTCCAACAGGACCAATTGTTTCTGTTAGTGAGGGTATTGTTTCTCAAAATAGAACGTACCAAGATTTGTTGAAAAACAAAGCAGATGAAGCTAACTTTGAAACTTTAGTTACTTCTGAATTGTATAAAGTTGACTTAAACGGAAACAAAACGCTTTTCAAAAAAGGTGATTTATACGTTGGTACTTCTTTCTCACCAGATGGAGAGTACTTAATGCTTACAACATTACAAAAACCGTTTTCTTACTTAGTGGCATTAAACCGTTTCCCTATGAAATCGGTAGTTTATACAAAAGAAGGTCAAGAAGTAAAAGACGTAAATGATATTCCATTAAGCGAAGTAATGCCAAAAGGTTTTATGGCAGTACGCGAGGGAAAAAGAAATATGGGATGGAGAGCTGACAAACCAGCTACTTTATACTTTGTAGAAGCTTTAGACGGTGGAGACCCTGCTAAGGAAGTAACATACAGAGATGAAGTTTTTAACTGGGAGGCACCATTTAACAACGCTCCAACTTCTATGGTTAAGCTAACGCAACGCTATGGTGGAATTACTTGGGGTAATGACGATATCGCACTTGTATCTGACCAATGGTATGACACGAGAAACGTGCGTACTTTTATGATTAATCCATCTACAAGTAATGAGAACCCTATTAAAATTGAAGATAGAAACTCTCAAGATGCTTATAGTGATCCAGGAAGCTTTGAATTAAAACGCAATGAATATGGTAGATATGTTTTAGCGATTAACGACAACAAAATGTACTTAATCGGTGATGGATATACTGCAAAAGGACAGTTTCCTTTCATTGATGAGTTTGACATCAACACAAAAAACACAAAGCGATTATATCAGTCAAATTACACAGATAAAAAAGAGTCTATCCAATCAATAGAAGATATTAAAAAAGGACTTGTATTAGTATCTATTCAGTCGCCAACTGAGTACCCTAACTACTACTTCCGAAATATCAATAAGAAAAACGACTTAAAAGCAATTACACATTTTAAAAACCCTTTTGAGAGTTTAAATGGTGTTTATAAAGAAGTAATTACTTACAAGCGTGAAGATGGATTAGAACTTTCAGGTACTTTATACTTACCTAAAGGATATGACAGAAAGAAAAAAGCAGAGAAATTACCTTTACTAATCTGGGCTTACCCAAGAGAGTTTAAAGATAAAAACAGTGCGGGACAGGTTACAAACAACCCGAATGAGTTTACCTTCCCATACTACGGTTCTTTTGTGTACTGGGTATCTAAAGGGTATGCTGTATTGGACGATGCTTCTTTCCCAATTGTAGGAGAAGGAACTGAAGAACCAAATGATACTTATGTACAACAATTAGTTGCAAACGGTAAAGCAGCTATTGACGCAGTAGATAAATTAGGATTCATCGACAGAAAAAGAGTTGGTGTAGGTGGACACTCATATGGAGCGTTTATGACAGCAAACTTATTGACATACTCAGATTTGTTTGCAGTAGGTATTGCACGTAGTGGAGCTTACAACAGAACATTGACTCCTTTTGGTTTCCAAACAGAACAAAGAAACTATTGGGAAGTACCAGAAGTGTACAACACAATGTCTCCGTTTATGAATGCTGAAAAAATGAAAACTCCGATGTTGTTAGTTCACGGTGAAGCAGATAATAACCCTGGAACGTTTACATTACAAACAGAGCGTTACTTCCAAGCTTTAAAAGGTTTAGGTGCACCTGTTAGAATGGTTATCTTACCGAAAGAAAGCCATAGTTATGTAGCAAAAGAAAATATTCTTCACTTGCTTTGGGAACAAGATCAGTTCTTAGAAAAACATTTAAAGAATAAAAAATAA
- a CDS encoding 3-oxoacyl-ACP synthase III family protein, whose product MFKSKISGLGYYVPENVVTNDDLSKVMDTNHEWIVERTGIHERRHKKLEEDTTSGMGVKAARIAMERAGVEAKDIDFVVFATLSPDYYFPGPGVLLQRELGLNTVAALDIRAQCSGFIYALSIADQYIKTGMYKNVLVVGSEVHSAGLDMTTRGRGVSVIFGDGAGAAVLTRSENENQGILSTHIHSQGEHAEELALIAPGMGGRWVTDILEDNNPDDISYTPYMNGQFVFKNAVVRFSEVINEGLEANNLKVADIDMLIPHQANLRISQFIQHKFELPDDKVFNNIQKYGNTTAASIPIALTEAWEAGKIKEGDLVVLAAFGSGFTWGSVMLRW is encoded by the coding sequence ATGTTTAAATCAAAAATAAGTGGGTTAGGGTATTACGTTCCAGAGAATGTAGTAACCAATGATGACCTATCAAAAGTGATGGATACGAATCACGAATGGATTGTTGAAAGAACAGGTATTCATGAAAGAAGACATAAGAAGTTAGAAGAAGACACTACTTCAGGAATGGGAGTTAAAGCTGCTCGTATTGCGATGGAAAGAGCAGGCGTAGAGGCAAAAGATATCGACTTTGTGGTATTTGCTACGTTAAGTCCTGATTACTACTTCCCTGGTCCTGGTGTTTTATTACAAAGAGAATTAGGGTTAAATACCGTAGCTGCATTAGATATTAGAGCACAGTGTTCTGGTTTTATCTATGCCTTGTCTATTGCAGACCAATACATTAAAACAGGGATGTATAAGAATGTTTTAGTTGTAGGGTCTGAGGTACATTCTGCAGGATTAGATATGACTACAAGAGGACGTGGTGTATCTGTTATTTTTGGAGATGGAGCAGGAGCGGCAGTATTGACACGATCTGAAAATGAGAATCAAGGTATTTTATCTACTCATATTCACTCACAAGGAGAGCACGCTGAAGAATTAGCGTTAATCGCTCCAGGAATGGGTGGTAGATGGGTAACGGATATTTTAGAGGACAACAATCCAGATGATATCAGTTACACACCTTATATGAACGGACAGTTTGTATTTAAAAATGCAGTAGTTCGCTTTAGTGAAGTTATCAACGAAGGATTAGAAGCAAACAATTTGAAAGTTGCAGACATTGATATGTTGATTCCTCACCAAGCTAACTTGCGTATCTCTCAGTTTATTCAACACAAGTTTGAATTGCCAGATGACAAAGTGTTTAACAACATTCAGAAGTACGGTAATACAACAGCTGCGTCAATTCCAATTGCTTTAACAGAAGCGTGGGAGGCAGGAAAAATAAAAGAAGGAGACTTAGTAGTCTTGGCAGCTTTCGGAAGTGGATTCACTTGGGGAAGTGTTATGCTTAGATGGTAG
- a CDS encoding zinc ribbon domain-containing protein produces the protein MTKKKELTVEEKLRALYDLQLIDSRIDEIRNMRGELPLEVEDLQDEVAGLNKRLEKLNVDLSDIEAGIKDKKSSIEEFKAAIARYTEQQNEVKNNREYTSLEKEIEFQKLEIELAEKNIKEMKASIEHKKSSITETDSKLTARKEHLAHKEAELNSIMAETEREEKILLEKSEEFKTDIEERLMIAYNRIRNGVRNGLAVVSIERGASGGSYFTIPPQTQVEIAARKKIITDEHSGRILVDSALAEEEREKIDAIIAKL, from the coding sequence ATGACAAAGAAAAAAGAATTAACCGTTGAAGAGAAGTTAAGAGCATTATACGACTTGCAATTAATCGACTCAAGAATTGACGAAATTAGAAACATGCGAGGAGAATTACCTCTGGAAGTTGAAGACTTACAAGATGAGGTTGCTGGACTAAACAAACGCTTAGAAAAGTTAAATGTAGACTTAAGTGATATCGAAGCGGGTATTAAAGATAAAAAATCTTCAATCGAAGAGTTTAAAGCTGCTATTGCAAGATATACTGAGCAACAAAACGAGGTTAAAAACAATAGAGAGTACACTTCTTTAGAGAAAGAGATTGAGTTTCAAAAATTAGAAATTGAACTTGCTGAAAAGAACATTAAGGAAATGAAAGCAAGTATTGAACATAAAAAATCTTCTATCACTGAAACTGATTCAAAATTAACAGCAAGAAAAGAGCACTTAGCTCATAAAGAAGCTGAATTGAACAGTATCATGGCTGAAACTGAGCGTGAAGAGAAAATTCTTTTAGAGAAATCAGAAGAGTTTAAAACTGATATCGAAGAGCGTTTAATGATTGCTTACAACAGAATCAGAAACGGAGTTCGTAATGGTTTAGCAGTTGTTTCTATTGAGCGTGGTGCTTCAGGAGGTTCTTACTTCACTATTCCACCACAAACACAGGTAGAAATTGCAGCTCGTAAGAAAATTATTACAGATGAGCACAGTGGACGTATCTTAGTTGATAGTGCATTAGCAGAAGAAGAAAGAGAAAAAATTGATGCTATTATAGCTAAATTATAA
- the rluF gene encoding 23S rRNA pseudouridine(2604) synthase RluF, which produces MEKVQTRLNKYLSEVGYCSRREADRLIEEGRITVNGVVPEMGLKVSEDDVIRVNGQLIRNNDEENVYLAFYKPVGIECTTNSTVRDNIVDYINYPKRIFPVGRLDKDSEGLIIMTNDGDIVNKILRQKNNHEKEYIVTVNKPVTERFLQRMGAGVPILDTITKECRVEPISKTVFRIFLTQGLNRQIRRMCEFFGYDVVALKRIRVINISLDIPVGTYRDLTKEELAELNRLIEPSVMTEEASLNQDEESQQSIRKRMTSENSGQRDERRPRRNFDREKTSSKPREIKLKNERLSKRRREN; this is translated from the coding sequence ATGGAAAAAGTACAAACACGTTTAAATAAATATCTATCTGAAGTTGGATATTGCTCAAGAAGAGAGGCTGATCGTCTAATAGAAGAAGGTCGTATTACTGTAAATGGTGTTGTTCCAGAAATGGGATTAAAAGTCAGTGAGGATGATGTTATTAGAGTAAACGGTCAACTGATTCGAAATAATGATGAGGAGAATGTTTACTTGGCATTCTATAAACCAGTTGGTATTGAGTGTACAACTAATTCTACTGTTAGAGATAATATCGTTGATTATATAAACTATCCAAAAAGAATATTTCCAGTAGGACGTTTGGATAAGGATAGTGAGGGGTTAATTATTATGACGAATGATGGAGACATCGTTAATAAGATTTTACGTCAGAAAAACAACCACGAAAAAGAATATATCGTTACGGTAAATAAACCTGTTACAGAGCGTTTTTTACAGCGTATGGGAGCTGGTGTGCCTATCTTAGACACAATTACAAAAGAGTGTAGAGTAGAGCCTATTAGTAAAACTGTATTCAGAATATTTTTAACGCAGGGGTTAAACCGTCAAATTCGTCGTATGTGTGAGTTTTTTGGTTATGACGTTGTAGCGTTAAAGCGTATTCGAGTTATCAATATCTCATTAGATATTCCGGTTGGAACGTATAGAGATTTGACAAAAGAAGAACTTGCAGAATTGAATCGATTGATTGAGCCGTCAGTTATGACTGAAGAGGCAAGTTTGAATCAAGATGAGGAGAGTCAGCAAAGTATTAGAAAGAGAATGACTTCTGAGAATTCTGGACAAAGAGATGAGAGACGCCCACGTAGGAACTTTGATCGTGAAAAGACAAGCAGTAAGCCAAGAGAAATAAAGCTTAAAAATGAGCGTTTAAGTAAAAGAAGAAGAGAGAATTAG
- a CDS encoding ABC transporter ATP-binding protein, translated as MLLLKNISFSYTEGKRVINELDLVIEKGKHIALLGESGCGKSTLLKLIYGLHDLDEGEIYWNEKQVLGPAYHLVPGMDEMRYLAQDFDLMPHTTVAENVGKFLSNFDMEGKKHRTKELIELVDLTDFADVKVKHLSGGQQQRVAIARVLALEPEVLLLDEPFSHIDYSRRSLLRRNLFAYLKEKGITCIVATHDSVDALSFADETIVLREGNVVDMGETKELYEFPNDKYVASLFGEVNELYISDFAPKVEMDEMLLVYPHQLMVSKQKGQIEVEVIDSYFKGDGYLIKSFFGNERVVFFDHPFDIEKKTKIKLALKKFQ; from the coding sequence ATGCTTTTACTTAAAAATATATCATTCAGCTATACAGAGGGAAAACGTGTTATAAACGAATTAGACCTTGTAATTGAAAAGGGAAAACACATTGCGCTTTTAGGAGAAAGTGGGTGTGGAAAGAGTACTTTATTAAAGTTGATTTATGGATTACATGATTTAGATGAAGGTGAAATCTATTGGAATGAAAAACAAGTTTTAGGACCTGCTTATCATTTAGTGCCAGGTATGGATGAAATGAGATACTTAGCACAAGATTTTGACTTAATGCCTCATACTACGGTTGCTGAAAACGTAGGGAAGTTTTTGTCTAATTTTGATATGGAAGGCAAAAAACACAGAACAAAAGAGTTAATTGAATTGGTTGATTTAACTGATTTTGCTGATGTGAAGGTTAAACATTTAAGTGGTGGACAACAACAAAGAGTTGCTATTGCTCGTGTTTTGGCGTTAGAACCAGAAGTGTTGTTGTTAGATGAACCGTTTAGTCATATTGATTACTCTCGTCGTAGCTTGTTGAGAAGAAACCTTTTTGCTTACTTAAAGGAGAAAGGAATTACTTGTATTGTAGCTACTCACGATAGTGTTGATGCTTTGAGCTTTGCGGATGAAACTATTGTGCTTAGAGAAGGTAATGTTGTTGATATGGGGGAAACAAAAGAGTTATATGAGTTTCCAAATGATAAATATGTAGCTTCTTTATTTGGAGAGGTAAACGAATTATATATTTCAGACTTTGCTCCTAAGGTTGAAATGGACGAAATGTTATTGGTTTACCCACATCAATTAATGGTGTCTAAGCAAAAAGGACAAATAGAAGTAGAGGTAATCGACTCTTATTTTAAAGGAGATGGTTATCTAATCAAATCTTTCTTTGGTAATGAGAGAGTGGTTTTCTTTGACCATCCGTTTGATATCGAAAAGAAAACGAAGATTAAGTTAGCACTTAAAAAGTTTCAATAA
- a CDS encoding Nif3-like dinuclear metal center hexameric protein — MKIKEIIPVLEELAPLAYAEDFDNVGLLVGDYDSEVTGILVCHDALEAVVDEAIESKCNMIVCFHPILFSGLKKITGKNYVERAVIKAIKNDIAIYAIHTALDNHQEGVNKIFCDTLGVTNCKILIPKSNYIQKLVTYAPLNKLEEIRTALFNAGAGALGNYDNCSFVSTGEGSFKGNEKSNPTIGKKHVLETVQENKIEVTFERHLQGKILNALFNAHEYEEVAYEIYNLENKLQNVGMGIIGELEEAMDEIAFLKMVKEKTGTGGIRHSALLGKKIKRVAVLGGSGSFAIKAALSQKADAFITADLKYHQFYEAENQLVLADIGHFESERYIKNYIVRQLSEKLTTFAVILSTVNTNPVNYL, encoded by the coding sequence ATGAAGATAAAAGAGATTATTCCGGTGTTAGAAGAGTTGGCACCGTTGGCCTATGCAGAGGATTTTGACAACGTAGGATTGTTAGTTGGCGATTATGATAGTGAGGTAACAGGTATATTGGTTTGTCACGATGCCTTAGAAGCTGTGGTTGACGAGGCAATTGAAAGCAAGTGTAATATGATTGTTTGTTTTCATCCGATTCTATTTTCTGGTTTAAAGAAAATCACGGGTAAGAATTATGTAGAGCGTGCAGTGATTAAAGCGATAAAGAACGATATCGCTATTTACGCAATTCACACTGCTTTGGATAATCACCAAGAAGGGGTAAACAAGATATTTTGTGATACATTAGGTGTTACAAACTGCAAGATATTGATTCCGAAAAGTAATTATATTCAAAAGTTGGTTACATATGCTCCTCTTAATAAGTTAGAAGAAATTAGAACAGCCTTGTTTAATGCAGGGGCAGGGGCACTTGGTAATTATGACAACTGCAGTTTTGTTTCGACAGGAGAGGGGAGTTTTAAAGGAAATGAGAAGAGTAATCCCACTATTGGTAAAAAACACGTATTAGAGACAGTACAAGAAAACAAGATAGAAGTTACGTTTGAAAGACATTTACAAGGAAAGATTTTAAACGCCTTGTTTAATGCACACGAATATGAAGAGGTGGCTTATGAGATTTACAATCTTGAGAATAAGTTACAGAATGTGGGAATGGGGATAATAGGAGAATTAGAAGAAGCGATGGATGAAATTGCATTCTTGAAAATGGTAAAAGAAAAAACAGGAACAGGAGGAATTCGCCACAGTGCATTACTTGGTAAGAAGATTAAGCGAGTTGCTGTTTTAGGAGGTTCAGGAAGTTTTGCTATAAAAGCAGCATTAAGCCAAAAAGCAGATGCATTTATTACGGCAGATTTAAAATATCATCAGTTTTATGAAGCTGAAAATCAGTTAGTTTTAGCCGATATTGGGCACTTTGAAAGTGAAAGGTATATAAAAAATTATATAGTTAGACAACTTTCAGAAAAATTGACTACTTTTGCAGTTATTTTATCAACAGTAAATACGAATCCAGTTAACTACTTATAA